TGCCACCCCGAATTTCGCCAAGAGCTTGTTCAGAGAGTCAGCCGAACAGACTTGGTACTTCACATTCCCAGAAGGCATTAGGAACACTTCGGCCAGCTCAAGCTTATCGGAAGTAAGGCTAGTGCTGTCCATAGTTTTGCTCAGCACCTTCAGGGCAAGCTGGATTGCCTCCTCTCGGTTGATCTCATCCTTGTAATCTTGTTTCAGAATCGATTGTGCCGCTTGGTTATTGGCACCGATAGCCGCAGCTTTCCAGCCGCCATAGTTTCCGCTAGGATCACTCATGTAAAGCTGGAAACCATAGTTCTTGTCCCATCCTGCAAACAGAAATGAAACACCAAATGGGCGAAGCCCACCAAATTGAGTATACCCTTGCTTAGTATCACAGAGTGATTGAACTAGCTGTTCCACGGGCATCGGCTCCTGGTACGCATATGTGTACCGTTGAGCTTGGACTCTAGCAGTGTTGATCAAAATGTTGGCATCAGACATAATTCCAGCAACGGCGCATGCCACATGATCGTCGATCTTGTACATCTTCTCCGTTGAAGTTGAGGTTTGCAGAAGCTTTGAAGTAACCTTCTTTTCACCAACCAAGACGACCCCATCCTTAGCTAGTATCCCTATTGCACTCCCAGCATTGCCAATGGCCTCCATTGCATACTCGACTTGGTAGAGGCGACCTTCAGGGGAGAAGATTGTCGTGCGGCTGTCATATCTCCTAGACATTTTTGGTAACTGTGTAAAATACAGGGAAAAAAGCAAATTAGAGAAAACGATTATGAAACTGAAATTGAAAGCgatgaaaaaattctttttgggCAGTATGGACAAAAATATTCTTTAACTTCAATTGTATTTCTCTCTTGAAACAGTGGCATATGAACATTAGTGAAAAGGGCATGTTGAACCTCCAAGAAGACTCCACCAAATGTCTATCCAAAAGAAAACTACCAATTGTCACACTACCAGTCGTTGAGTGCAATAACTACACTATGGTCTCAGCCCTAGACAAAGATAACTCAAAAGAGGGTCAGCTCTGGACTAATCTAAAAGCCATTTATCCTGTCCAACTTACTGGAAATGTACATATAAAAAACTCATATTGTTCTTTTCCGTGAAGACAAAGTCCCTAATATGGACTTAGAGTATCCGTTATTTCATTGCAAATTCAAACTCTAATGGCTTGTCCCCAAATGGTAACAGGCTGAGGGACTAATCCAGTCAATATAATTGGGACAGCAAAGTACATCCCAAATGACAATATTATAAAGTTATTGCAGCAGCGCACATGCACATGCTTCCTAATTTTATCTAATCAGCTAATCATTGCTATAACATGTCCACCCCTTTCCAAGTAGGATCAAGATTGAATTGAGCAATTCAAAACGTTCAAAAGAACAGAGCAACCAAGCCTAAGGCTTATGGTTATCACATCAAAGTGCATGGAAGAATAAGCAATTTGAAAGTGTCATGGGTAGAATCCTACATTTTCAGATCAAAGGCGCATAACATAACTGATAAAGTAATTCCAACTCTAAGTATGTATTCCTTCATAGCAAGAACAATTAGAGAAAAATGCTATCTTCAGGCAATTAGAGTTTGTCACGTATTCAATCAAGTGTGTGAAACAAAAGACACGCGTAACAGAGATATGCTCGTCTCCCATGATGTTTCTAAAGAAAATATCAAGCCTTCAAACAAACTTGTATCAGGAAGATAACCATGCAGCAATCCCCAGTATAACTTTTTGGAACTTTTTATTGTCTAAGTCACCACTAGGTCAGAATTTCAagttaaatgaaagaaatatgATACTGCAAGGATGATATAGAGAATCGATGATCAAATGTACAATGGGAACATGCTAAACAAACTAAACCAAGCTCAACCTAAGTCACGAGAGGAGAACCAACCAACCAATGTCTCATCAAACTCAAGCAATATTACACCACAAGAAGGCTTTGTTCAAAAGCAGATGTATCTCAACAACACCACAGATTAAGGACAAAGATTTATCAAGCATTTTCAGCCACAGAAAGAGACTCAGagccaataaaaagaaaaataccaacAGTAAATATCCCAACACGCCCTTATGCCCACTCTACCTCGAGTCTTGCCAACTATTCCATCCAAACAACAATGCTAAAAGCAACCGAGGGTAGAAATACatggtcaaaattcaaaatttgctTCAAAAGAGCGCTCAAGCTTGTCAAAAAAATCGCCATGTATGCTTTGGCTTCAACAGACATTGATTATCCTGTGCTACAAGCCCCAACCATCGGAAGAAGATCGGAATGAAATAAGCGAGTCCCTATTGCAAAATGGGCAATTCAGACACAAAACTGATGAACCCACCACCATCTGGGCCTAAACCAAGAATCAGCAAAGAGCCAAGCATACTCCACAGACtcaaaaatcttcacaaaagaAAGTCCAAAGGCTCCGAACTCGATGACCCAGAACCCAAAAACTTCTGATCACGGGTGTTGCCGCAAAACGAGTCCTCTCCCCCCAACAACAAAAAAGGCCACGAGCCTTCCACGTCGAACCTACAGACCACTAATCTACATCCCTTTTCCCCACAATTCAAGCATAGTCACGAAACTTACGAACCCACCACCGTCCAGGCCTAAACCAAGAATCACCAAAGAGTCAAGCATACTCCACAGACTCAAAAATCTTCAGACAAGAAAGTCCACAGGTTCCTACCTCAACGACCCAGAACCCAAAAACTTCCGATCACGGGCGTCGCCACAAAACGAGTCCCCGCGAAAGACCAAGAACCTTCCGCGCCGAACCTACAGACAGCTAAATCCACATCCCCTCCCCAGGAGCAATAGCAGCAAGCTGCGTCTCGGTCAGCCCCCAACATCATCCCCCGCTTTCATCGCACTAGCCTGAACAAAACCCACGCTCGGAAACCTCCCGCCCCACCCCCCCCCCTCCACTACAGACTTCGAGATCGAAATCGAGCGAGCGAGGGTACCGGACTAAACCCTCGATCCTGCATCCCCACAAGGTCGCCACGCCCAACataaatggaagagagagagagagagagagagagagagagtacagcTTGCGAAGCTCGGCGACCGGCGAGGGCTCTCCGACTGGTTGCCTGAGATCGGGAGAATTGCAGCGAACGACAGAGCTCGGAAGTGAAAGTAAGGGAGAGGAAGGGGGAAAGGACGGGGTGAGTTTATAATTTCGTTTCTTCGGAGGGGTGGATTGTTGGCAAAGAAACGTAGGTTTCCTCCGGGGCCCTCCTCCGTAAATTGGacagaaagataaaataataaaggaaaaatgggaTAGGCGcatttaaaaaatctaaaatttatcactaaaatataattgaatattaaaatttttcaaaaaatattattattaaaaggaCTTAATTTAAtcacaagttttaaaacttgattatattttt
This region of Eucalyptus grandis isolate ANBG69807.140 chromosome 8, ASM1654582v1, whole genome shotgun sequence genomic DNA includes:
- the LOC104415781 gene encoding proteasome subunit alpha type-4, which produces MSRRYDSRTTIFSPEGRLYQVEYAMEAIGNAGSAIGILAKDGVVLVGEKKVTSKLLQTSTSTEKMYKIDDHVACAVAGIMSDANILINTARVQAQRYTYAYQEPMPVEQLVQSLCDTKQGYTQFGGLRPFGVSFLFAGWDKNYGFQLYMSDPSGNYGGWKAAAIGANNQAAQSILKQDYKDEINREEAIQLALKVLSKTMDSTSLTSDKLELAEVFLMPSGNVKYQVCSADSLNKLLAKFGVAQPSTEA